In SAR324 cluster bacterium, a genomic segment contains:
- a CDS encoding acyl dehydratase has product MTKRIEISGPYFEDFNLGEELEDAPSVTITSGHAAFHQALFGDRLRLALDSTLSKAVTGKDAPLVNPGLLCNVAIGQTTWASQHVKANLFYRGLVIKNPVFVGDTLHTTTKVVGLKQNKVKPGRAPTGMVALEMLVRNQHGQEVMKFWRCPMIPCRNADTNTGYDDSFDSIPSELNMEEVKSAIPENWNLAHYRQTIPGTHFNELETDTVYVIHSRDTITSAPELVRLTLNMATTHTDATTSAYGKRLVYGGHTITMAGAQTVRAIKNLMTFVAWRKCDHTAPVFEQDILRTEVSVIQKYALSQGGLVDFHVDVFAERGDQSPEPGKDIKVLDWDVIGLMA; this is encoded by the coding sequence ATGACAAAACGAATTGAAATCAGTGGACCTTATTTTGAGGATTTTAACCTTGGTGAAGAGCTGGAAGACGCGCCATCCGTCACCATCACCAGTGGTCACGCGGCTTTTCATCAGGCCTTGTTTGGTGACAGACTTCGACTTGCGCTGGATTCCACCCTGAGCAAAGCTGTTACGGGCAAGGATGCGCCGTTGGTGAATCCAGGACTTTTGTGCAATGTGGCAATAGGCCAGACCACGTGGGCCTCCCAGCATGTAAAAGCCAACCTGTTTTATCGTGGGTTGGTGATCAAAAATCCCGTTTTTGTAGGAGACACGCTGCACACAACCACAAAAGTGGTGGGCTTGAAACAAAACAAGGTCAAACCGGGAAGAGCACCCACTGGAATGGTCGCCCTGGAAATGCTGGTGAGAAATCAGCACGGACAGGAAGTGATGAAATTCTGGCGTTGTCCCATGATTCCATGCAGAAATGCTGATACAAACACCGGATATGATGATTCTTTTGATTCCATTCCCTCTGAACTGAATATGGAAGAAGTAAAATCTGCCATCCCGGAAAACTGGAATCTGGCTCATTATCGTCAAACAATTCCGGGAACGCATTTCAATGAACTGGAAACCGACACTGTGTATGTCATTCATTCAAGGGATACGATCACCAGCGCACCAGAACTGGTACGACTCACCCTCAACATGGCGACAACGCATACAGACGCAACCACCAGTGCTTATGGCAAACGGCTGGTTTATGGCGGACACACCATCACCATGGCAGGGGCTCAAACGGTGAGAGCTATCAAAAATCTCATGACCTTTGTGGCCTGGCGAAAATGTGATCATACAGCACCTGTGTTCGAACAGGATATTTTAAGAACCGAAGTGAGTGTGATTCAAAAATATGCATTATCACAGGGCGGTTTGGTTGATTTTCATGTGGATGTATTTGCTGAACGGGGCGACCAGTCCCCGGAACCAGGAAAGGATATCAAGGTTTTGGACTGGGATGTAATTGGACTTATGGCTTAG
- a CDS encoding CoA ester lyase yields MPQSPRRSLLFVPGAEPRRIEKSMDAGADMIIFDLEDSVSPEKKDMARKLVIEALHQNFGQTELAVRINAAGTPFHEEDIALMVQAGCKTLMIPKSHSIESLEKISQLISHFEQNEATTRFLALIETPLGVLNVSQLCMSSKRIDVLCFGHADFCMEMGLTHMDASSGVVFHARCQIALTAKAYQKTAIDNVCLAVKDESAFRKDVEIGMNLGYEGKLCIHPSQVKIANEVFTPTAEQIEYAQQVLAGWQDAQAHGAGVFSLNNKMIDAPVVAAQERILDRAKQSGLL; encoded by the coding sequence ATGCCACAATCTCCTAGAAGATCCTTGTTGTTTGTACCGGGTGCTGAACCGCGCCGCATTGAAAAATCCATGGATGCAGGGGCCGATATGATTATTTTTGATCTGGAAGATTCAGTGTCTCCAGAAAAAAAAGACATGGCCCGAAAACTTGTCATTGAAGCACTTCATCAAAATTTCGGTCAAACCGAGTTGGCGGTCAGAATCAATGCGGCAGGAACACCTTTTCATGAAGAAGATATCGCACTCATGGTTCAGGCCGGTTGCAAAACCCTGATGATTCCAAAATCGCATTCAATTGAATCACTGGAAAAAATTTCGCAATTGATCAGCCATTTTGAACAAAATGAGGCCACGACACGATTTTTAGCCTTGATTGAAACACCCCTGGGGGTTCTCAATGTGTCGCAACTCTGCATGTCCAGTAAGCGGATTGATGTTTTGTGTTTTGGTCATGCGGATTTTTGTATGGAAATGGGACTAACTCACATGGATGCCTCCTCAGGTGTCGTGTTTCATGCCAGATGCCAGATTGCGCTGACAGCAAAAGCCTATCAAAAAACAGCCATTGATAATGTTTGTCTGGCGGTCAAGGATGAGAGTGCCTTCAGAAAGGATGTGGAAATCGGGATGAACCTCGGTTATGAGGGAAAACTTTGCATACACCCGAGCCAGGTCAAAATCGCAAATGAAGTGTTCACACCGACTGCCGAACAGATTGAGTATGCTCAACAGGTGTTGGCAGGTTGGCAGGATGCGCAAGCCCATGGTGCAGGCGTGTTCAGTCTGAATAATAAAATGATTGATGCGCCTGTTGTTGCCGCTCAGGAACGTATTCTTGACCGCGCTAAACAATCAGGCTTGTTATAA
- a CDS encoding CoA transferase — protein sequence MTQGILEGMRVIEGSAFVAAPLGGMTLAQLGADVIRFDPIGGGLDYQRWPVTKNGKSLFWAGMNKGKRSIAVDFKSERGKELLTELICAPGENNGLFLTNFPNRGWMSYESLKQHREDLIMVNIMGDRHGGSAVDYTVNPTVGFPLATGPDTSQGPINHLLPAWDKITGQMALVGLLSAERYRSRTGKGQLVKLPLADVALATIGNLGKIAEVQVNKVNRPKYGNYLYGAFGRDFKTLHGRWIMIVALTDRQWKGLCKATGLTKMFDRLEEELGLDFNKEGDRFKAREELAEIIAPWVRHRAIDEIKEIFDSNGVCWSTYQKFKELVEEDPECSEENPMFQMVDQPGIGSYLMPSSPLDFQESGRLAPKRAPELGEHTDEILADILGLSSTEIGLLHDQKIVAGSGV from the coding sequence ATGACACAAGGAATTCTTGAAGGAATGAGAGTGATTGAAGGTTCAGCGTTTGTCGCCGCACCACTCGGCGGTATGACACTGGCTCAACTTGGCGCAGATGTGATCCGGTTTGATCCCATCGGTGGGGGGTTGGATTATCAGCGCTGGCCAGTCACAAAAAATGGAAAAAGTTTGTTTTGGGCTGGGATGAACAAAGGCAAACGATCCATCGCCGTCGATTTTAAATCAGAGCGAGGAAAAGAACTTTTAACAGAATTAATATGTGCGCCCGGAGAAAATAATGGTTTGTTTCTGACCAATTTTCCCAACCGGGGCTGGATGTCCTATGAATCGCTGAAGCAACATCGGGAAGATCTGATCATGGTCAATATCATGGGCGATCGCCATGGTGGTTCCGCGGTAGATTATACTGTAAACCCTACTGTGGGTTTTCCTTTGGCGACGGGGCCGGACACATCTCAGGGACCAATCAATCATCTTCTTCCCGCCTGGGATAAAATCACCGGACAAATGGCACTGGTTGGATTGTTATCCGCTGAACGTTACCGCTCAAGAACCGGAAAAGGCCAACTGGTCAAACTGCCGTTGGCCGATGTCGCACTGGCCACGATCGGTAATCTTGGTAAAATTGCGGAAGTCCAGGTCAACAAAGTCAATCGTCCCAAATATGGCAATTACCTGTATGGTGCTTTTGGCAGGGATTTCAAAACATTGCATGGCCGATGGATCATGATTGTCGCGCTGACAGACCGGCAATGGAAAGGCCTGTGCAAAGCTACCGGTTTGACAAAAATGTTTGACCGACTTGAAGAAGAATTGGGGTTGGATTTCAACAAGGAAGGTGACAGATTCAAAGCTCGTGAAGAACTGGCCGAAATTATAGCTCCATGGGTGAGGCATCGGGCAATTGATGAGATCAAGGAAATATTTGACTCGAATGGTGTTTGCTGGAGTACCTATCAAAAATTCAAGGAACTCGTCGAAGAAGATCCTGAGTGTTCTGAAGAAAATCCAATGTTTCAAATGGTTGATCAACCGGGAATCGGGTCGTATCTGATGCCCTCTTCTCCTCTTGATTTTCAGGAGTCAGGTCGCCTGGCACCGAAAAGAGCCCCTGAACTTGGTGAGCATACTGATGAAATTCTGGCTGATATTCTTGGTCTATCTTCGACCGAAATTGGTCTTCTCCATGACCAGAAAATTGTTGCAGGTTCAGGTGTTTGA